The Acetomicrobium flavidum genome window below encodes:
- a CDS encoding ABC transporter permease subunit yields MDRIKKFIIDVGWPRAIIALFLLSLFILAPFVNVRIDSSINDTLIRFGMNGILVLAMVPMVQSGCGLNFGLPLGIIAGLLGATISLEMNATGFIGFLVAIAMATPFAVIFGWGYGQLLNKVKGGEMMIATYVGFSSVAFMCIMWLLLPFKNPSMVWGYAGKGLRTTISVQEYWGGVLNNFLSIRLTQFFSIPTGTLLFFALMSLLLWAFFRTKTGNAISAVGANPDFARAAGINIDKMRTLSVILSTLLGAIGIIVYEQSFGFIQLYMGPFYMAFPSVAAILLGGASINRATLTHVIIGTFLFQGILTMTPSVINSMLQTDMSEVIRIIVSNGMILYALTRGVRVKSR; encoded by the coding sequence TTGGATAGGATCAAAAAATTCATCATAGATGTAGGATGGCCCAGGGCAATAATTGCGCTATTCCTGCTTTCTCTTTTTATATTGGCACCCTTCGTAAACGTCAGGATAGACTCATCGATAAACGACACGCTTATAAGGTTCGGGATGAACGGCATATTGGTCCTTGCAATGGTGCCCATGGTACAGTCAGGTTGCGGGCTTAATTTCGGCTTGCCCTTGGGCATCATAGCGGGGCTTTTGGGCGCCACCATAAGTTTAGAGATGAACGCTACGGGGTTTATCGGTTTTTTGGTTGCCATCGCCATGGCAACTCCCTTTGCAGTCATCTTCGGTTGGGGCTACGGCCAGCTTTTAAATAAAGTCAAAGGCGGAGAGATGATGATAGCTACTTATGTAGGATTTTCATCCGTAGCCTTCATGTGCATCATGTGGTTGTTGTTGCCCTTCAAGAACCCCAGCATGGTGTGGGGTTATGCCGGGAAGGGACTTCGAACCACGATAAGCGTCCAGGAATACTGGGGAGGCGTTTTGAACAACTTCTTATCCATACGGCTGACTCAGTTTTTCTCCATACCTACGGGAACATTGCTGTTTTTTGCGTTAATGTCGCTGCTGCTTTGGGCCTTCTTCCGCACCAAAACGGGAAATGCCATATCAGCAGTAGGAGCTAACCCCGACTTTGCGCGCGCAGCCGGCATAAACATAGACAAAATGCGGACCCTTTCCGTAATATTGTCAACGCTTCTTGGTGCCATAGGCATAATCGTTTACGAACAAAGCTTCGGATTCATCCAGCTTTACATGGGCCCCTTTTACATGGCCTTCCCTTCGGTTGCAGCCATCTTGCTTGGGGGTGCCTCAATAAATCGTGCAACTCTGACGCACGTCATCATAGGAACATTTCTATTCCAGGGCATACTTACCATGACGCCTTCAGTTATAAACAGCATGCTTCAGACGGACATGTCAGAGGTCATAAGGATCATCGTTTCCAACGGCATGATACTCTATGCATTGACAAGAGGAGTTAGGGTGAAGTCACGATGA
- a CDS encoding ABC transporter permease: protein MKKREATFNLKRFLMANIVPIIFILLSAFAIPISQFSASYLVQEMLIRLARDSFLVLSLLVPIIAGMGLNFGMVLGAMAGQIGLILVSDWKVMGLPGMTLAAIIATPLAVALGWMCGAILNRAKGREMVTSYILGFFVNGLYQLVVLYFFGSLIPIHSPELVLSRGYGIRNAVNLVGIRNCLDYLIPVTIHGIRVPLGTFIIIAAFSAFIVWFRKTKLGQDMRAVGQDMEVSRSAGIPVERTRLISIVISTVLAAYGQIIFLQNIGTLNTYNSHEQAGMFAIAALLIGGASVAKATLPNVFVGVILFHLMFIVSPMAGKYLIGQAQLGEYFRVFVSYGVVALALVIYEWRRAQEKAYARRMFRGEA from the coding sequence ATGAAAAAAAGAGAAGCTACGTTTAATTTAAAAAGATTCCTAATGGCCAACATAGTGCCTATAATCTTTATACTGCTTTCGGCCTTTGCCATACCCATATCTCAGTTTTCTGCGTCTTACCTGGTGCAGGAGATGCTAATTCGTCTGGCCAGGGACTCCTTCTTGGTGCTATCCCTCCTGGTGCCAATCATAGCCGGAATGGGCCTTAACTTTGGGATGGTGCTTGGGGCCATGGCCGGGCAAATAGGACTGATACTTGTCTCCGACTGGAAGGTGATGGGGCTACCCGGAATGACGCTTGCCGCGATCATCGCAACTCCATTGGCTGTCGCCTTGGGATGGATGTGCGGTGCCATACTTAACCGCGCCAAAGGACGGGAGATGGTCACTTCCTATATTCTGGGCTTCTTCGTGAACGGCCTGTACCAACTGGTCGTGCTGTACTTCTTTGGTTCACTAATACCCATCCACAGCCCCGAGCTAGTGCTTTCAAGGGGATACGGCATTAGAAATGCCGTAAACCTCGTAGGGATCAGAAATTGCCTCGACTACTTGATACCCGTAACCATACATGGCATAAGGGTCCCCTTGGGCACTTTCATCATAATAGCGGCCTTCAGCGCATTTATCGTATGGTTTAGAAAGACCAAGCTGGGGCAAGACATGCGTGCCGTAGGCCAAGATATGGAGGTGTCTCGTTCGGCAGGCATTCCCGTGGAGCGTACGCGACTCATATCGATAGTGATCTCCACAGTTCTGGCAGCTTACGGGCAGATAATATTTTTGCAGAATATAGGTACGCTAAATACCTACAACAGCCATGAACAGGCCGGCATGTTTGCCATCGCCGCCTTGCTGATCGGCGGAGCAAGCGTTGCGAAGGCCACGTTGCCCAACGTGTTCGTAGGGGTCATACTCTTTCACCTAATGTTCATCGTATCGCCCATGGCCGGAAAGTACCTGATCGGACAGGCTCAGCTTGGGGAGTATTTTCGCGTCTTCGTATCCTACGGCGTAGTCGCCTTGGCCCTGGTGATATACGAGTGGCGTCGCGCTCAAGAGAAGGCATACGCGAGGCGTATGTTTAGGGGCGAAGCTTAA
- a CDS encoding DUF6672 family protein, whose product MKKRLMIQIGLVIAAILVSIFLYRIGKGFQFIVENKNYSLGDVTFEVRGPVRVTFDDEIQLDLGEDEANLALLIGYGKHKIKVDVLDENGNVVSSTEKIFNVSGKEGDLLSIPALLGGSETWIFKRET is encoded by the coding sequence TTGAAAAAACGCCTTATGATACAAATAGGCCTCGTAATAGCGGCCATTTTAGTCAGCATATTCTTATATCGCATTGGCAAGGGATTCCAGTTCATCGTGGAAAACAAAAATTACTCTTTGGGCGACGTCACCTTCGAAGTGCGGGGACCCGTGAGGGTCACCTTCGATGACGAAATCCAATTAGACCTGGGGGAAGACGAGGCAAACCTTGCTCTCCTCATAGGTTACGGCAAACACAAGATCAAGGTAGACGTATTGGATGAAAACGGAAACGTGGTAAGCTCTACCGAAAAGATCTTCAACGTGAGCGGAAAAGAGGGAGACCTGCTTAGCATACCGGCGTTGCTTGGCGGAAGCGAAACCTGGATATTTAAGCGAGAAACTTAA
- the ilvB gene encoding biosynthetic-type acetolactate synthase large subunit produces the protein MTMRLRGAQMIVRALEMEGVDVVFGYPGGTVIPLYDALYDSKIRHVLMRHEQAVGHAADGYARATGRPGVCIVTSGPGATNIVTPLATAHMDSTPIIVIAGQVATKSMGTDAFQEADIFGCSMSMVKHSFLLKNASEIPTAVRGAFYIATSGRPGPVLIVLPVNVQNEEADFKYPHKVEFPGYHPEKLKDLSMWNQVVDCINGADRPVFIAGGGVIHSGASDILRSFADKFSIPVATTLMGKGTYPEGEHLSLGMAGMHGRVAANRAIMEADLVIGVGTRFSDRTTGNVSRFAQNAKIIHIDADPAEINKNLMAQYYLVGDAGEIISGLLEEVNARDRTEWLKRIELFKSKEGYSEAQALSPRCLLWTLRGLVDDRSVVTTEVGQNQMWSALHWDARIPRTFLSSGGLGTMGYGLPAAVGACIAGSGRPVVCISGDGSFLMNVQELETCVRYNLPVKVVVLNNSSLGMVRQWQELFWSGRYSATLEPPSCPLVEIARGFGVSGFQIRSPEEMKPTFQQALDLKGPAVVECLISTSEKVFPMVPPGGGMDEMIVEAQS, from the coding sequence ATGACCATGCGTTTAAGGGGAGCGCAAATGATCGTTAGGGCGTTGGAGATGGAGGGCGTAGATGTGGTCTTCGGCTATCCGGGCGGTACCGTAATTCCTCTTTACGATGCCCTTTATGACTCCAAGATAAGACACGTGCTGATGCGCCACGAACAGGCAGTCGGTCATGCTGCCGACGGATATGCCAGAGCCACGGGAAGGCCTGGCGTATGCATAGTGACTTCCGGACCTGGTGCAACCAACATAGTGACCCCACTTGCGACTGCCCACATGGACTCTACGCCCATAATTGTGATCGCAGGCCAGGTGGCAACGAAATCGATGGGCACGGATGCCTTTCAGGAGGCAGATATATTTGGCTGCTCCATGTCGATGGTGAAGCACAGTTTTTTGCTTAAAAATGCGTCGGAGATACCCACTGCTGTCAGGGGGGCTTTTTACATAGCAACTAGCGGAAGGCCGGGGCCTGTCTTGATAGTATTGCCCGTAAACGTGCAAAACGAAGAGGCGGATTTCAAATATCCTCATAAAGTCGAGTTCCCAGGATATCATCCTGAAAAACTTAAAGATCTGTCGATGTGGAACCAAGTTGTCGACTGCATCAATGGGGCCGACCGACCGGTGTTCATTGCCGGAGGCGGCGTGATCCATTCCGGAGCAAGCGATATATTAAGAAGCTTTGCCGACAAGTTCAGCATTCCTGTCGCCACTACATTGATGGGTAAGGGCACTTACCCGGAGGGAGAACATTTGTCTTTAGGGATGGCCGGCATGCATGGTCGTGTAGCGGCAAACAGGGCGATCATGGAAGCTGACCTGGTGATCGGCGTGGGGACCAGGTTTTCAGACAGGACCACCGGAAACGTCTCTCGTTTTGCCCAAAATGCCAAGATCATACACATCGACGCAGATCCGGCAGAAATCAACAAAAACTTGATGGCACAATATTATTTGGTAGGAGATGCAGGCGAAATAATTTCTGGCTTGCTTGAAGAGGTTAATGCTCGAGATCGTACGGAGTGGCTCAAGCGCATCGAACTTTTTAAGTCGAAGGAAGGATACAGCGAAGCTCAAGCCCTTTCTCCAAGGTGCTTACTATGGACATTGCGCGGCTTGGTCGATGATCGTTCGGTGGTAACCACGGAAGTCGGACAAAACCAGATGTGGTCGGCCCTTCATTGGGATGCCAGAATTCCTAGGACCTTTTTGTCTTCCGGCGGCCTTGGTACCATGGGTTACGGACTTCCGGCTGCGGTTGGGGCATGCATTGCCGGCAGCGGAAGGCCGGTAGTCTGCATATCGGGCGACGGCAGTTTTCTCATGAATGTCCAAGAGCTTGAGACCTGTGTCAGGTACAATCTGCCCGTCAAAGTAGTGGTATTAAACAACTCCAGCCTTGGCATGGTGAGGCAATGGCAGGAACTGTTCTGGAGTGGCCGATATTCGGCAACATTGGAGCCGCCCTCTTGTCCTCTCGTCGAGATAGCTCGGGGATTTGGAGTATCGGGATTTCAAATACGTAGTCCGGAGGAAATGAAGCCCACGTTTCAACAAGCCCTAGACCTAAAGGGTCCCGCTGTCGTGGAATGCCTAATATCGACATCTGAAAAGGTATTTCCAATGGTTCCTCCAGGGGGTGGCATGGACGAGATGATCGTCGAGGCGCAAAGCTGA
- a CDS encoding isocitrate/isopropylmalate dehydrogenase family protein, with protein MSKTDRRNYLIGLLPGDGIGRDVVPEACKAVEAAADRFDFSVSWKEFPYGAEHYLKTGEVLPDEALGEMGKCHALLQGAIGDPRVSPGILERGILLKTRFYFDQYVNLRPAVSFPGVPSPLKGGDCVDIAVVRENTEDLYIGLGAASSDGVRMEIGMKRPSYELRGFLNLSVDPAMDMAAQIALATKLGVSRITRYACALARQRGEKEIVLATKSNAVKELYGFWEGLAQEVVSEEGLYLKLINVDALCYQLVKDPSRFGVILCPNLFGDIVSDLLAGIAGGLGLCASANIGDGLSMFEPVHGSAPEIAGTGRANPLAAILSASLMLEHLGEQQASGAVKGAVYRYLRDSSSCELPIELGGSKTTSQVGDAVRSMIEEM; from the coding sequence ATGTCAAAGACAGACAGGCGAAACTATTTGATAGGGCTTCTGCCCGGGGATGGCATCGGAAGGGACGTAGTGCCGGAGGCCTGCAAAGCAGTTGAGGCAGCAGCGGATCGTTTTGATTTCTCCGTTAGCTGGAAAGAGTTTCCCTACGGTGCCGAGCATTATCTCAAGACCGGCGAGGTGCTGCCCGACGAGGCTTTAGGAGAAATGGGCAAATGTCACGCATTGCTTCAGGGCGCCATAGGAGATCCCAGAGTTTCCCCCGGCATACTGGAGCGGGGCATTCTGCTTAAAACAAGGTTTTATTTCGATCAATACGTGAACTTAAGGCCTGCCGTTTCTTTTCCGGGGGTGCCGTCGCCGCTTAAAGGCGGAGATTGCGTAGATATCGCAGTCGTTCGGGAGAACACGGAAGACCTTTATATAGGCTTGGGTGCAGCTTCAAGCGATGGCGTGAGGATGGAGATAGGCATGAAACGCCCCTCCTACGAGCTGCGGGGGTTTCTAAACTTGAGCGTAGATCCTGCCATGGATATGGCAGCACAAATTGCCTTGGCCACGAAACTGGGGGTAAGCCGAATAACGCGTTATGCATGCGCGTTAGCTCGCCAAAGAGGTGAGAAGGAGATAGTCCTTGCCACTAAATCGAACGCGGTAAAGGAGCTTTATGGCTTCTGGGAAGGCCTAGCGCAAGAAGTTGTGTCGGAGGAGGGGTTGTACCTCAAATTGATAAACGTAGATGCTCTCTGCTACCAACTGGTAAAAGATCCCTCAAGGTTTGGCGTCATTCTTTGCCCAAATCTTTTTGGAGACATCGTGAGCGACCTTTTGGCGGGAATTGCGGGTGGTTTGGGACTGTGTGCCAGTGCCAACATAGGAGATGGCTTGTCCATGTTTGAGCCGGTACACGGATCTGCCCCTGAAATAGCCGGCACGGGGAGGGCTAATCCCCTGGCCGCTATACTTTCGGCCAGCTTGATGCTTGAACACCTTGGAGAGCAACAGGCCTCAGGTGCCGTAAAAGGCGCGGTCTACAGGTATTTGCGTGATTCCTCGAGCTGTGAGCTTCCCATCGAACTTGGAGGGAGCAAAACGACATCTCAGGTTGGAGATGCGGTCAGGTCGATGATCGAGGAGATGTGA
- a CDS encoding alpha-isopropylmalate synthase regulatory domain-containing protein — protein sequence MALKTRREHFGVDTHINTTHLYSTSRLVARLTGFVVPPNKAIVGDNAFSHEAGIHQHGVLCDKRTYEIIRPQDVGAPESKLVLGKHSGRHAFGERIKSLGYHLTEEELAKAFVLFKDLCDKKGIVSDGDIEALIVDEILGNATKKSFELRDFMISIGAGGRGSATVVLADGEKTNSDAATGNGPVDAAYKAIQRIIGIEPELVSYKISAVSERSDAVGEAVVVIKFKEILAQGRGASTDVIEASIKAYINAINRLVQIAEARGINLFPQCVPA from the coding sequence ATGGCATTGAAGACCCGGAGAGAGCACTTTGGCGTAGATACGCACATCAATACGACACATTTATATTCCACAAGCAGGCTTGTCGCTCGCCTGACGGGATTTGTGGTTCCTCCCAATAAGGCCATTGTCGGAGATAACGCTTTCTCCCATGAAGCAGGCATCCATCAGCATGGCGTGCTGTGCGACAAGAGGACGTATGAGATCATAAGGCCACAAGACGTAGGGGCCCCTGAGTCGAAGCTTGTGCTTGGAAAGCATTCCGGCCGGCATGCCTTTGGAGAGAGGATAAAGTCTTTAGGCTACCACCTCACCGAAGAGGAGTTAGCAAAGGCCTTTGTCTTGTTCAAGGATTTGTGCGATAAGAAGGGCATCGTAAGCGACGGCGACATTGAGGCCTTAATCGTGGACGAAATCTTGGGGAATGCGACGAAGAAATCCTTTGAGCTTCGCGACTTCATGATCAGCATTGGCGCAGGCGGCAGGGGCTCCGCCACGGTTGTGCTGGCGGATGGCGAAAAGACAAATAGCGACGCGGCAACAGGTAACGGACCCGTCGATGCGGCCTACAAGGCCATACAGCGCATAATCGGTATTGAGCCGGAATTGGTGAGCTACAAGATATCTGCCGTAAGCGAGAGGTCGGATGCCGTAGGCGAAGCCGTGGTAGTCATAAAGTTTAAGGAGATATTGGCGCAAGGAAGGGGAGCGAGCACGGACGTCATCGAAGCCAGCATAAAGGCATATATCAATGCCATAAACAGACTCGTGCAGATAGCTGAGGCACGAGGCATAAATCTCTTCCCGCAGTGCGTTCCTGCGTAA
- the ilvC gene encoding ketol-acid reductoisomerase, whose product MAKVYYDRDADMKALEGKTVAILGYGSQGHAHAQNLRDSGIKVVVGLHEGSASRDRARADGLEVKDVEDAVRMSDLVVFLVPDHIQAEVYRKQVAPNMKKEAALVFAHGFTIHFHQIIPPSTVDVFMVAPKSPGHLLRRTYQEGKGVPALFAVYQNASGKAREMALAYGRGLGCGRAGLIETTFAEETETDLFGEQAVLCGGVTELVKAGFETLVDAGYQPEIAYFECLNELKLIVDMMYEGGLSWMRYSVSDTAKYGDMVAGKQVIDSRVRETMKKLLENIQNGLFAKDWILENQCNRPQMRAWQRREKDHLIEKVGSELRKMMPWLDAKNAPED is encoded by the coding sequence ATGGCAAAAGTGTACTATGACAGGGATGCTGACATGAAGGCACTGGAGGGAAAGACGGTAGCGATACTGGGTTACGGAAGTCAAGGACATGCCCATGCGCAGAACCTGCGGGACAGCGGGATCAAGGTAGTGGTAGGACTTCACGAAGGAAGCGCTTCCAGGGATAGAGCACGTGCTGACGGACTTGAAGTAAAAGACGTGGAAGACGCCGTTAGAATGAGCGACCTTGTAGTTTTTTTGGTACCGGATCACATCCAGGCCGAAGTTTACAGGAAGCAGGTAGCTCCAAACATGAAAAAAGAAGCCGCACTGGTCTTTGCCCACGGATTTACTATACATTTTCATCAGATAATCCCCCCATCCACGGTGGACGTATTCATGGTTGCCCCCAAAAGCCCAGGACACCTGCTCCGCCGCACTTATCAGGAGGGCAAGGGGGTTCCGGCACTTTTTGCCGTATATCAAAATGCCTCGGGCAAGGCCAGGGAAATGGCTTTGGCTTATGGTCGCGGCTTGGGCTGTGGTCGTGCCGGGTTGATAGAAACGACCTTCGCGGAGGAAACCGAGACTGACCTCTTTGGAGAGCAGGCCGTGCTATGTGGTGGCGTTACGGAGCTGGTGAAGGCGGGATTTGAGACCTTGGTCGATGCAGGCTATCAGCCCGAGATCGCTTACTTTGAATGCTTAAACGAATTGAAGTTGATAGTGGACATGATGTACGAGGGCGGTTTGTCGTGGATGCGCTATTCCGTCAGCGACACTGCCAAATACGGCGATATGGTGGCAGGCAAGCAGGTAATTGATTCAAGGGTGAGGGAGACCATGAAAAAGCTGCTTGAAAATATCCAAAACGGTCTCTTTGCCAAGGACTGGATACTTGAAAACCAATGCAACAGGCCCCAGATGAGGGCCTGGCAGCGAAGGGAAAAGGATCATTTGATAGAAAAAGTTGGATCCGAGCTTAGGAAGATGATGCCGTGGTTAGATGCCAAAAATGCTCCGGAAGATTAG
- the ilvN gene encoding acetolactate synthase small subunit: protein MKYVIGVLSEDKPGVLSRIATLIARRGYNVESLSVGRSHLDGFSRFTLVVDGDERVVDQIVKQLDKLIETVEVRNLSQAPYVERWIMLIKVSAPLEIRPHVLQTAEAFRGKVVDVGGDALVFEVTGDKGKVEAFLAAMRPFGILEVASSGAVAMQRVGFERNIPGREEFELKLA from the coding sequence GTGAAGTATGTCATAGGTGTTTTGTCAGAAGATAAGCCGGGCGTATTGTCAAGGATAGCAACGCTAATAGCACGAAGGGGATATAACGTCGAGAGCCTAAGCGTAGGGCGTAGCCATTTGGATGGATTTTCCAGGTTTACCCTGGTCGTGGACGGGGACGAAAGGGTTGTGGATCAAATTGTCAAGCAGCTTGATAAATTGATAGAGACGGTGGAGGTGAGAAATTTGAGCCAGGCTCCCTATGTGGAACGTTGGATCATGTTGATCAAGGTTTCGGCTCCATTGGAGATCAGGCCTCATGTGCTTCAAACGGCCGAAGCCTTTCGGGGAAAAGTTGTCGATGTGGGTGGAGATGCGCTGGTCTTTGAGGTCACTGGGGATAAGGGCAAGGTTGAAGCCTTTTTGGCTGCAATGAGGCCCTTTGGCATATTGGAGGTCGCTTCTAGCGGTGCCGTGGCGATGCAACGCGTAGGATTCGAGAGGAATATCCCCGGAAGAGAAGAGTTCGAATTGAAGTTAGCTTAA
- a CDS encoding Mrp/NBP35 family ATP-binding protein, producing the protein MNEDHDSAPIDKAKKEGVNHVLAIGSGKGGVGKSSVTALLAVALQRQGFKVGILDADITGPSIPKLLGVDGMPKAACSRLIPPVSPNLGIRVMSVNLLLDDPYKPVIWRGPLIANVIKQFWEDVMWDEINFLLVDLPPGTSDAPLTIMQLLPLDGFLAVTSPQSLSAMVVIKAVNMANMLSIPVLGAVENMSYTICPYCHQEWELFGSSHSEELEEHNIPILAKLPIDPSIAKLGDEGKLEAYDNTEVMQSLLAIATSK; encoded by the coding sequence ATGAATGAAGACCACGATAGTGCGCCAATCGACAAAGCCAAGAAAGAAGGAGTCAATCATGTATTAGCCATAGGAAGCGGCAAGGGGGGCGTTGGAAAAAGCTCCGTTACTGCTCTGTTAGCTGTAGCTTTACAGCGACAAGGATTTAAGGTAGGTATTTTAGACGCAGACATCACAGGGCCATCCATTCCAAAACTTTTAGGGGTGGATGGGATGCCTAAGGCTGCTTGTTCCAGATTGATTCCACCGGTCTCGCCAAATCTTGGGATCCGCGTAATGTCCGTAAATCTTCTCCTAGATGATCCGTACAAACCTGTGATATGGAGAGGACCCCTCATAGCAAACGTTATAAAGCAATTTTGGGAAGATGTGATGTGGGATGAGATTAACTTCCTATTGGTAGACTTGCCGCCTGGCACTTCTGATGCTCCCCTCACGATCATGCAACTATTGCCTTTAGATGGTTTTTTGGCTGTCACATCGCCTCAGTCCCTTTCGGCCATGGTTGTAATTAAGGCAGTGAACATGGCTAACATGTTGTCCATACCAGTTTTGGGTGCAGTGGAAAATATGAGTTATACCATATGTCCTTACTGTCATCAGGAGTGGGAACTCTTCGGTTCTAGCCACTCGGAAGAGTTGGAAGAACATAACATCCCTATTTTGGCTAAACTGCCCATAGATCCGTCAATTGCCAAACTTGGAGATGAAGGCAAGCTTGAAGCCTACGATAACACGGAGGTGATGCAGAGTCTCCTAGCTATCGCAACAAGTAAGTAG
- a CDS encoding iron ABC transporter substrate-binding protein, with protein sequence MGIFVLKRILAFSAVLALLWMTSSVALAGSITVTDMAGRSVTIDLPVKGIVCAGPGALRLIAYMNQTEKVVGVEEIERDPTGRPYAYAHPEFKSLPTIGPGGPAYIDRGPDPEATLACKPDLLFVTYMQGQNANKLQNKLGVPVVVLSYGDLATFDETVFDSFRLIGRIMECNDGRADALVEFFTQMKKDLFERTAAVSKHRQKVYVGGIGHKGSHGIDSTLRSYPPFEFLGVKSVVEGLKGDHIFIDREKLLEWDPDVIFIDGGGRHLIQADIEKNPHFYEHLSAFKKGRVYLTLPYNHYTTNLGTCFANAYYVGAVLYPEAFKDIDPGKKANNIYKFLLGKGVYDDMKRSFGGYGSWLPMH encoded by the coding sequence ATGGGAATATTTGTATTGAAGCGAATTCTGGCCTTTAGTGCGGTGCTTGCCCTACTTTGGATGACTTCCTCTGTCGCATTGGCAGGATCTATTACCGTTACAGATATGGCAGGCAGATCCGTAACGATTGACCTTCCCGTGAAAGGGATAGTTTGTGCAGGACCGGGAGCCCTTAGGCTTATAGCTTATATGAATCAGACGGAAAAAGTTGTCGGCGTGGAGGAAATTGAAAGGGATCCGACGGGACGACCTTATGCATACGCCCATCCGGAGTTCAAATCCCTTCCCACGATAGGTCCAGGGGGACCAGCCTACATAGACCGCGGACCAGATCCAGAAGCAACACTTGCCTGCAAGCCCGACCTGCTCTTTGTAACGTATATGCAAGGGCAAAACGCAAATAAACTACAGAACAAACTGGGCGTTCCCGTTGTAGTGCTGTCCTATGGTGACTTGGCGACTTTCGACGAGACAGTTTTCGATTCCTTCAGGCTGATCGGACGAATAATGGAATGCAACGATGGAAGGGCAGATGCCCTCGTCGAATTTTTCACGCAGATGAAGAAAGACTTATTTGAACGAACAGCAGCAGTGAGCAAACATCGGCAAAAAGTATATGTAGGCGGGATTGGACATAAAGGGTCGCATGGCATCGATAGCACTCTTAGGTCCTATCCTCCTTTTGAATTTTTAGGCGTTAAAAGCGTCGTAGAGGGACTAAAAGGCGACCATATTTTTATAGATAGGGAAAAACTCTTGGAATGGGATCCGGACGTGATTTTCATCGATGGCGGCGGAAGGCATCTAATCCAGGCTGATATAGAAAAAAATCCGCACTTTTACGAACACCTGTCGGCGTTTAAAAAGGGGAGAGTCTATTTGACTCTCCCCTATAACCACTACACCACAAACTTGGGCACCTGTTTTGCTAACGCTTATTATGTGGGCGCCGTCTTATACCCAGAGGCGTTCAAAGATATAGATCCGGGGAAAAAGGCCAACAATATATATAAATTTCTCTTAGGCAAAGGAGTGTATGATGATATGAAAAGGAGCTTCGGCGGCTACGGCTCATGGCTTCCGATGCATTGA
- a CDS encoding ABC transporter ATP-binding protein has protein sequence MQGVSISVDRGTITAVLGMNGSGKTTIIKCLNGLLKPWYGVVMLDGESLSTLNREQIARKVAYVPQRSYESDLSVFDAVLLGRKPHIKWNPSNIDLEIVSDALRTMGLEEYALRPVRELSGGEIQRVALARALAQEAEVLLLDEPTSSLDLHRQLEVMNLLCELARERGMAIVLSVHDINLALRFADKFLLLRDGRVYAYGERDILTPKLIEEVFNVPVVMQHVYDQLIVIPIFDARDAKNDERSYIKVGAGA, from the coding sequence TTGCAAGGGGTAAGTATTTCCGTGGACAGAGGAACCATTACGGCAGTTCTTGGCATGAACGGCTCGGGTAAAACGACGATCATCAAGTGCCTAAACGGGCTTCTAAAGCCTTGGTATGGAGTGGTGATGCTCGATGGAGAAAGTTTAAGTACGCTAAACCGTGAGCAGATAGCAAGAAAGGTCGCTTACGTGCCACAGCGTTCTTATGAGAGCGACCTTTCCGTCTTCGATGCTGTTCTATTGGGACGAAAACCGCACATAAAATGGAACCCATCGAATATCGATCTGGAAATAGTCAGCGATGCATTGCGTACCATGGGGCTTGAAGAGTACGCCCTTCGCCCTGTCAGAGAACTTTCTGGAGGGGAGATTCAGCGAGTTGCTCTAGCCCGAGCCCTAGCACAAGAGGCAGAGGTGCTCCTGCTCGATGAACCGACCAGCAGCCTTGACCTTCATCGCCAGTTAGAGGTGATGAATCTGCTCTGCGAGTTGGCAAGAGAGAGGGGCATGGCGATAGTTCTTTCTGTCCATGACATAAACTTGGCCCTTCGCTTTGCCGACAAATTTCTCTTGCTGCGAGATGGTAGGGTTTATGCCTACGGCGAACGAGATATACTCACTCCCAAGCTCATAGAGGAAGTTTTTAACGTTCCTGTTGTTATGCAGCACGTATATGATCAACTAATAGTCATTCCAATATTCGATGCCAGGGATGCCAAAAATGATGAAAGAAGTTATATAAAGGTTGGGGCGGGAGCATGA